From the genome of Salvelinus namaycush isolate Seneca chromosome 10, SaNama_1.0, whole genome shotgun sequence, one region includes:
- the LOC120054581 gene encoding probable G-protein coupled receptor 88: MQNDSAQLEDCDVGHNAKISLAALYSLMCLFGTILNLLVVYLVVTFKKLRTASNAFIVNGCIADLLVCAFWMPHEAVGIYSGSPFPAGYQAFKDALLFIGITVSLLSHSLVAVNRYVLITKSPVTYLSIYQKRRTEWMISASWLSALGFILPWITSLRYPQEGCSYLPASAASLLKGGKPIFSDPFAAGTLALTIIGQTMVVLYCYLKIFRRVQISVKRVSILHFPIVNNLPYSFPRKDKRLGFYVLAVCFIFILTTQPLFWVLSIALFTTVPLALRTCSWMFFCTLFVTNPFLYTWKNEEFRKSFRSVLKGEFWRGSTVGVEPITINTISHLLPRQNSRRAFLAEIN, from the coding sequence ATGCAAAACGACTCGGCGCAACTGGAAGACTGCGATGTGGGACACAATGCCAAAATCAGTCTTGCGGCactctattctctcatgtgccTGTTTGGGACCATTTTAAACCTTTTGGTTGTTTACCTGGTCGTGACATTTAAGAAACTTCGGACGGCTAGCAATGCGTTTATTGTGAACGGCTGTATAGCCGACCTGTTGGTGTGCGCATTTTGGATGCCGCACGAGGCGGTGGGAATTTATTCTGGAAGCCCTTTCCCGGCTGGGTACCAAGCCTTCAAAGATGCGCTCTTATTCATCGGCAtcactgtctctcttctctcccattcCCTGGTCGCCGTCAACCGATACGTGTTGATTACCAAATCACCAGTGACCTATCTGTCCATATACCAAAAAAGACGCACAGAATGGATGATAAGCGCATCGTGGCTTTCGGCGCTGGGATTTATTTTACCCTGGATCACATCTTTACGGTACCCACAGGAAGGATGCTCATATCTCCCGGCTTCCGCAGCATCACTGCTCAAAGGAGGGAAGCCCATTTTCTCTGACCCATTTGCAGCTGGTACCCTGGCGTTGACTATTATTGGTCAGACAATGGTTGTTCTGTATTGCTATTTAAAAATCTTTCGAAGGGTGCAGATCAGTGTGAAGAGGGTCAGCATATTACATTTTCCTATCGTGAATAACCTTCCATATTCGTTCCCCAGAAAGGACAAACGTTTGGGGTTCTACGTGTTGGCAGTGTGTTTCATATTCATACTCACTACACAGCCTCTTTTCTGGGTGTTATCAATAGCACTTTTTACCACAGTGCCATTGGCACTAAGGACTTGTTCATGGATGTTTTTCTGCACTCTCTTTGTTACAAACCCATTTCTCTACACGTGGAAGAACGAGGAGTTTAGAAAATCTTTCAGATCCGTGCTCAAGGGAGAATTTTGGAGAGGGTCTACAGTTGGGGTTGAGCCCATCACAATTAATACAATATCTCACCTTCTGCCGAGACAAAACAGTAGAAGGGCATTTTTGGCTGAGATAAATTGA